Proteins co-encoded in one Methanobacterium veterum genomic window:
- a CDS encoding carboxymuconolactone decarboxylase family protein produces the protein MKFDEDKIIQSTINRKQLKPRFSKNSNVYDSFTELEKKAFEEGNISKKHKELMALSISIVIRCEPCIEWHVQQAYLAGASDEEIFETIDVAIEMGGGPAAAYSRFALNALDFHKKQTTN, from the coding sequence ATGAAATTTGATGAAGATAAAATTATTCAAAGTACAATCAACAGAAAGCAGTTAAAACCTAGATTTTCAAAAAATTCAAATGTTTATGACTCCTTCACTGAATTAGAAAAAAAAGCTTTTGAAGAGGGCAATATCTCAAAAAAACATAAGGAACTCATGGCACTATCTATTTCCATCGTTATTAGGTGTGAACCCTGCATTGAATGGCATGTTCAGCAAGCCTATTTGGCTGGTGCATCCGATGAAGAGATATTTGAAACTATAGATGTAGCTATAGAAATGGGCGGTGGTCCTGCTGCTGCTTATTCACGATTTGCTTTAAATGCATTAGATTTCCACAAAAAACAAACTACCAATTAA
- a CDS encoding SDR family NAD(P)-dependent oxidoreductase: MKNYFDLKGKVAVVTGASGGLGADAARAYAQEGADVALLARRKERLESLAEEIESAGVKALAVQCDVADEESVENAIDEVIKYFGKIDILLNNAGIAVRGGVHSLSVEDWDKGMDVNVKGIFLVSKYVLPHMMKNNYGKIVNTSSINSIAGDKSEMFIRHVYNASKAAVRGLTMGMACSYGKYGITVNAVAPALFESEMTSNTLFKSEEFLERYSNVVPLNRPAKKGELNGPIIFLSSEASSYITGQTIFVDGGFSVV; this comes from the coding sequence ATGAAAAACTATTTCGACTTAAAAGGAAAAGTGGCAGTTGTTACAGGTGCTTCAGGTGGTCTTGGAGCAGACGCAGCAAGGGCATACGCACAAGAAGGTGCTGATGTGGCCCTTTTAGCAAGGAGAAAAGAAAGATTAGAGTCTCTGGCAGAAGAAATCGAATCAGCAGGTGTGAAAGCTCTCGCGGTTCAATGTGACGTTGCCGATGAGGAAAGCGTTGAAAATGCAATTGATGAAGTAATTAAATATTTTGGAAAGATAGATATCCTCTTAAACAATGCAGGTATTGCAGTTCGTGGCGGCGTCCATAGTTTAAGTGTTGAAGACTGGGATAAAGGAATGGATGTAAATGTAAAGGGTATCTTCCTGGTTTCAAAATATGTCCTTCCACACATGATGAAAAATAACTATGGAAAAATCGTGAACACAAGTTCCATCAACTCCATTGCCGGTGATAAAAGCGAAATGTTCATACGACACGTTTACAATGCATCAAAAGCAGCTGTTCGTGGTTTAACCATGGGTATGGCATGTTCATATGGAAAATATGGAATTACTGTAAATGCTGTTGCTCCCGCTCTTTTTGAATCCGAAATGACATCAAATACTCTTTTCAAATCCGAAGAATTCCTGGAAAGATACAGCAATGTCGTACCTCTCAATCGTCCGGCTAAAAAAGGAGAATTAAACGGGCCGATCATATTCCTGTCATCAGAAGCATCTTCATATATAACAGGACAGACAATTTTTGTAGATGGCGGTTTTTCAGTGGTCTGA
- the nadA gene encoding quinolinate synthase NadA, with the protein MLSDLQEIEWLKKEKNAIILAHNYQTGDIQEIADFVGDSLELCIKASEIDGSDIVVFCGVDFMAETAAILNPDKKILIPDTQAKCPMACMLNAKDVKKFKKMYPDTAAVLYVNTLAEAKAEAEILCTSSNAVKVVESIPQEKILFGPDRNLAWYVSKKVNKEIIPMPAQGYCYVHKLFDLGDLHFLRSKYHDAEILVHPECDPEVQNFADNVLSTGGMMRHVARSPKETFIIGTEVDMVTRLKRENPDKTFIPALSGAICENMKLYTVKNVRNCLLNEKFEVKVDDNTAEKAKVAIKRMIEVSKN; encoded by the coding sequence ATGTTAAGCGATCTGCAGGAAATCGAGTGGCTTAAAAAGGAAAAAAATGCAATAATATTAGCTCACAATTATCAAACTGGTGATATACAGGAAATTGCAGATTTTGTAGGAGATTCACTTGAACTCTGTATAAAAGCATCAGAAATAGATGGATCTGATATTGTAGTCTTCTGCGGGGTCGATTTCATGGCAGAAACAGCAGCAATACTAAACCCCGACAAAAAAATATTGATTCCAGATACTCAAGCAAAATGTCCAATGGCATGCATGCTTAATGCAAAAGATGTTAAAAAGTTTAAAAAAATGTATCCTGATACAGCTGCAGTTCTTTATGTTAATACACTGGCTGAAGCTAAAGCGGAGGCTGAAATTTTATGTACTTCTTCAAATGCAGTTAAAGTAGTGGAAAGCATTCCTCAAGAAAAAATACTCTTTGGTCCAGATAGAAACCTGGCATGGTACGTCTCTAAAAAAGTAAATAAAGAGATTATACCTATGCCTGCACAGGGATACTGTTACGTCCATAAATTGTTTGATTTGGGGGATTTACATTTTTTAAGAAGTAAATATCATGATGCAGAGATACTGGTCCATCCAGAATGCGATCCTGAAGTGCAAAATTTTGCAGATAATGTTTTAAGCACAGGAGGTATGATGCGCCACGTAGCCAGATCACCTAAAGAAACATTCATTATAGGTACTGAGGTGGACATGGTAACCCGCTTAAAACGAGAAAATCCTGATAAAACATTCATTCCTGCATTAAGTGGTGCAATTTGTGAGAATATGAAGTTATATACAGTTAAAAATGTTAGAAACTGTCTTTTAAATGAAAAATTTGAAGTTAAAGTTGATGATAATACGGCAGAGAAGGCAAAAGTGGCAATTAAGAGGATGATTGAAGTTTCTAAAAATTAA
- a CDS encoding TetR/AcrR family transcriptional regulator, producing MDTKVRIMETAFKLFLEKGFADVSLNEIIRESDITTGGFYYHFNSKDTLLVEVINKYIFNYFSSIIGQMRKFKGTPKEKLKAVILLIVGDDSTINETTQLCGSAEKIDYRTLHLLLFEGVQKYDIISKHYTEFYYDLHEFIKEVIDDGIAQGLIRENIDSTELSLNIQTIMVGTVLMWIGMPEMPLEKRMESNIDQMWNFIKK from the coding sequence ATGGATACAAAAGTTAGAATCATGGAAACCGCTTTTAAGCTATTTCTAGAAAAAGGATTTGCTGATGTTTCTTTAAATGAAATTATAAGAGAATCAGACATAACCACCGGCGGGTTCTACTATCACTTCAACAGCAAAGATACTCTACTTGTGGAAGTAATTAACAAATACATATTCAATTATTTCAGCTCAATTATAGGCCAGATGAGGAAATTCAAGGGCACGCCTAAAGAAAAATTAAAAGCTGTGATACTTTTAATCGTTGGAGATGATTCAACCATCAACGAAACTACACAGCTATGTGGAAGTGCTGAGAAAATAGATTACAGGACTTTACACCTGCTGCTTTTTGAAGGCGTTCAGAAGTATGATATCATAAGCAAACACTACACAGAATTTTATTATGATCTCCATGAGTTCATCAAGGAAGTAATAGATGATGGAATAGCCCAAGGCTTAATAAGAGAAAATATTGACTCCACGGAACTTTCATTAAATATTCAAACGATTATGGTTGGAACAGTCCTGATGTGGATAGGAATGCCTGAAATGCCCCTTGAAAAAAGAATGGAATCAAATATAGACCAGATGTGGAATTTCATAAAAAAATAG
- the npdG gene encoding NADPH-dependent F420 reductase, producing the protein MKIAIIGGTGGQGLGIAIRFVQAGEDVIIGSRTIEKAQAAVDKLKGLLGDVANVKAAENADAAAEAELLVLTVPLAAQKSTLLSIKEGAKGKILMDATGPLESAIGGSPIEYVALWDGAAAERSAKILKDSNVICAFNNISSAALMNFKEPIDCDCLISGDDANSKIVAAELIEKIPGVNVIDCGPLERAKIIEKITPLLIGLNIRNKTQFGGIRITGLPAK; encoded by the coding sequence ATGAAAATAGCAATAATTGGTGGAACAGGTGGACAGGGATTAGGAATCGCCATACGCTTTGTGCAAGCTGGAGAAGATGTTATAATAGGTTCAAGGACAATTGAAAAAGCTCAAGCAGCTGTAGACAAACTAAAAGGTCTTTTGGGCGATGTTGCCAATGTTAAAGCAGCTGAAAATGCTGATGCTGCCGCAGAAGCGGAATTATTAGTTTTAACAGTGCCTTTAGCTGCTCAAAAATCAACTTTGCTCTCTATTAAAGAAGGTGCAAAAGGTAAAATATTAATGGATGCTACAGGACCTTTAGAATCAGCTATAGGTGGGTCTCCCATTGAATATGTTGCTTTATGGGATGGTGCAGCGGCAGAAAGATCTGCTAAAATCCTAAAAGACAGCAATGTGATATGTGCTTTTAACAATATCAGTTCTGCAGCTTTAATGAACTTTAAAGAACCAATTGACTGTGACTGCCTTATTTCGGGTGATGATGCAAATTCTAAGATAGTTGCTGCTGAACTAATTGAAAAAATCCCTGGTGTAAATGTCATTGATTGTGGACCGCTGGAAAGAGCTAAAATCATAGAAAAAATTACTCCTCTCCTGATTGGTTTAAACATACGAAATAAAACCCAGTTTGGAGGAATAAGGATCACTGGTTTACCTGCAAAATAG
- a CDS encoding putative quinol monooxygenase, with protein MIMVTAKITAKSGKRDNIIAKAQDLITSSRLDPGCISYNLYASTENENILLVLEQWENFELLQSHMQTEHFKVFGTATEDILAEEMDINVYSAAVKY; from the coding sequence ATGATCATGGTAACTGCTAAAATAACAGCCAAATCAGGGAAAAGAGACAATATTATTGCAAAAGCACAGGATTTAATCACATCAAGTCGTTTAGACCCAGGATGTATCAGTTACAATTTATATGCGAGCACTGAAAATGAGAATATTTTATTAGTGCTTGAACAATGGGAAAATTTTGAACTTTTACAGTCGCATATGCAAACGGAACATTTCAAAGTATTTGGTACAGCTACAGAAGATATTTTAGCCGAAGAAATGGATATCAATGTTTATTCAGCAGCGGTAAAATATTAA
- a CDS encoding SDR family NAD(P)-dependent oxidoreductase: MKLENKVVLVNGGSSGIRKEIARLFAKEGASVVVVAGANEKLEGTIDQMEGNHKIVSVPASDNSEDDIQNAINAAVKEFGKLDIVLNCAGIADIITPVLDMGEGIWEIDLSVDLTGAI; this comes from the coding sequence ATGAAATTGGAGAATAAAGTAGTACTTGTAAACGGTGGGAGTTCAGGGATAAGAAAGGAGATTGCCAGACTTTTTGCAAAAGAGGGCGCTTCAGTTGTTGTGGTTGCAGGAGCAAACGAAAAACTGGAAGGTACCATTGACCAGATGGAAGGCAACCACAAGATCGTATCTGTTCCTGCAAGCGATAACAGTGAAGATGATATCCAGAATGCAATCAATGCTGCTGTAAAGGAATTTGGGAAATTGGATATAGTACTTAATTGTGCAGGGATAGCAGATATAATAACTCCAGTTTTGGATATGGGGGAGGGAATTTGGGAAATAGATCTCAGTGTAGATTTAACAGGAGCTATTTAA
- a CDS encoding aspartate dehydrogenase, protein MVVGIIGCGAIAGIITDLAANGKLGADLKFFYDMDMKRAENMASKVDGVTVPDVNDMVDHVDLVIEAASQEAVIKVVPQILKNGKDVIIMSMGALIDPDFRNYLGRIAEENNSRIYAPSGAVVGLDGIKAASIGEINEVNLVTRKSPESLGISVDTETVLYEGKAGDAVRKFPANINVAAALSIAYGKEVDVKIIADPNVSRNCHEVCVAGDFGEFRTITENETCVTNPKTSVLAAYSAVKLIKSLNEKLNIGI, encoded by the coding sequence ATGGTTGTTGGGATTATCGGATGCGGTGCTATAGCAGGTATAATAACTGATTTGGCTGCAAATGGGAAGTTGGGCGCTGATTTAAAATTTTTTTATGACATGGATATGAAAAGGGCTGAAAACATGGCATCTAAAGTAGATGGAGTCACAGTCCCTGATGTAAATGATATGGTAGACCATGTGGATCTGGTAATTGAAGCTGCATCTCAGGAGGCAGTGATAAAAGTTGTTCCACAAATCCTTAAGAATGGAAAAGATGTTATTATAATGAGCATGGGGGCTCTAATAGATCCAGATTTTAGAAATTATTTGGGAAGGATAGCTGAGGAAAACAATTCCCGAATATATGCACCTTCGGGGGCTGTTGTTGGTTTAGATGGTATTAAAGCAGCTTCTATTGGGGAGATCAATGAAGTGAATTTGGTTACCCGTAAATCTCCTGAATCACTGGGGATCTCAGTAGATACTGAAACAGTGTTATATGAGGGTAAAGCTGGTGATGCAGTACGTAAATTCCCTGCAAATATTAACGTGGCCGCTGCATTGAGCATTGCATATGGTAAAGAAGTGGATGTGAAAATCATAGCTGACCCTAATGTGAGCCGCAACTGTCATGAAGTCTGTGTTGCAGGTGATTTTGGCGAGTTTCGAACCATTACAGAAAATGAGACCTGTGTTACAAACCCAAAAACAAGTGTTTTAGCTGCATATTCTGCAGTTAAACTAATTAAAAGCCTAAATGAAAAGCTGAATATCGGAATATAG
- a CDS encoding NAD(P)-dependent alcohol dehydrogenase, with translation MNKMKGFAMLKIGETGWIEKDRPKCGPRDAIVRPTCLAPCTSDVHTVWEGAIGDRHNMILGHEAVGIVDEVGTEVKDFKPGDRVIVPAITPDWDSEAVQRGFPSQTGGACGGWKYSNFKDGVFGEFFHVNLADNNLAHLPEGMSQEAAVMITDMMSTGFMGAENAGIELGSTVAVLGIGAVGLCGIAGAKLRGAGRIFAVGTRPVSVEVAKKYGATDIISYRDGDTAEQILDATDGEGVDAVIISGGGPDILIDACKMAKAGSKISNNNYFGKGEGEKDTLPLCRVGWGFGMADKDIITGLCPGGRVRMERLADIVTYGRMDPELLVTHKFKGFDKIEEALLLMKEKPRDLIKPVVLLE, from the coding sequence GTGAACAAAATGAAAGGATTTGCTATGTTAAAAATAGGAGAGACTGGATGGATAGAAAAAGATAGGCCAAAATGTGGTCCAAGGGATGCTATTGTTAGGCCAACATGTCTAGCACCATGTACTTCTGATGTTCACACTGTCTGGGAAGGCGCAATAGGTGATAGACACAACATGATTTTAGGACATGAAGCTGTGGGGATAGTAGATGAAGTGGGAACTGAAGTCAAAGACTTCAAACCGGGTGATAGGGTAATTGTACCGGCTATAACTCCTGACTGGGATTCAGAAGCTGTGCAGCGCGGTTTCCCTTCACAAACCGGGGGAGCATGTGGAGGTTGGAAATATTCTAACTTCAAAGACGGCGTATTCGGTGAATTTTTCCACGTTAACCTTGCAGACAACAACCTGGCACATTTACCAGAAGGAATGTCTCAGGAAGCTGCTGTTATGATCACAGATATGATGAGTACTGGTTTCATGGGAGCTGAAAATGCTGGAATTGAACTTGGAAGTACGGTAGCTGTTCTTGGTATTGGTGCAGTTGGGCTTTGCGGTATAGCCGGTGCAAAACTAAGGGGTGCTGGAAGAATATTTGCAGTTGGTACTAGGCCTGTATCTGTTGAAGTAGCTAAAAAATACGGTGCTACAGATATAATCAGCTACAGAGATGGAGATACTGCAGAACAGATTCTTGATGCAACCGATGGAGAAGGTGTTGATGCAGTAATCATATCTGGTGGTGGCCCAGATATTCTAATAGATGCATGTAAAATGGCCAAAGCAGGATCAAAAATTTCCAACAACAACTACTTCGGTAAAGGAGAAGGAGAAAAAGATACTCTGCCACTATGCCGTGTAGGCTGGGGATTCGGTATGGCAGACAAAGACATAATCACAGGTCTTTGCCCTGGTGGAAGAGTTAGAATGGAAAGACTAGCGGATATTGTAACATACGGACGTATGGACCCTGAGTTACTGGTAACCCATAAATTTAAGGGCTTCGATAAAATAGAAGAGGCTCTCCTTCTGATGAAAGAGAAACCTAGGGACTTAATTAAACCAGTTGTCCTTCTAGAATAG
- a CDS encoding 4'-phosphopantetheinyl transferase family protein, with protein MLLYYMDVSELDFNRIKSSVSKTRIKKSSRYFHKKDRNLSVGVEVLLNHALDKIGISNPIFDTGEYGKPYLKNYSDIHFNLSHSEKYVACAVSDSPVGVDIEYVQDIDLSLAKYFFYGTEYGYILNNNNQKKAFFELWVLKESYMKMTGLGFRLALDEFCIQVSDQIELIHRKNTGNFGLWNICGGDYMLGVCSQSRITEPVLINLQDIENVIGD; from the coding sequence ATGTTGTTATATTACATGGATGTATCAGAACTTGACTTTAACAGAATAAAGAGTTCTGTATCAAAGACAAGAATAAAAAAATCCAGCAGATATTTCCATAAAAAAGATAGAAATTTGTCTGTCGGGGTGGAAGTCCTGTTAAACCATGCTTTAGATAAAATTGGCATTAGTAATCCCATATTTGATACAGGCGAATATGGTAAGCCCTATTTGAAAAATTATTCAGATATACATTTTAATCTTTCACATTCTGAAAAATATGTGGCATGTGCAGTTTCTGATTCTCCAGTTGGTGTTGACATTGAATACGTTCAGGATATTGATTTGAGTCTAGCGAAATATTTTTTTTATGGCACTGAATATGGGTATATTTTAAATAATAACAACCAAAAGAAAGCTTTTTTTGAATTATGGGTATTAAAAGAGAGTTATATGAAAATGACAGGCTTAGGATTTAGGCTTGCCCTTGACGAATTTTGCATACAAGTTAGTGATCAAATAGAACTCATACACAGGAAAAATACTGGTAATTTTGGACTTTGGAACATTTGTGGAGGTGATTATATGCTGGGTGTATGCTCACAAAGCAGAATCACTGAACCTGTTCTAATAAATTTACAGGATATTGAAAATGTAATAGGAGATTAA